The Bacillota bacterium genome includes the window GCGACGGGCGGAGCGTCCTCCTCACCGCCGCCTCGCCGCAACCCTTCCTCCTGCCCGTCCTGCCCGGCGAGGAGGGCCGCATCCGCGTCCAGCGCCTGCTGCCCGCCGCCTGGCCTCCCCGCCTGGCCGCGGGCGAGGTGGTGGGCGAGGCGGTGGTCTGGGTCGGCGACCGGCCGGCGGCCGAGGTTCCCCTGGTGACGGCGCTGGCGCTGGAACCGCCCGGCGGCGGGCGCTGAGCGTCGCCCGCCCGCGGCGGCTCCCGGCCACCGGCTGCGCGCCGCCGTACGGCCAGGCGTTGCGCCGCTATGATACAATGTCTCAGTGCGGGGCGGGCAACGGGGTCGCCCAACGGGGTTGACCGCCCGCCCGATCGGAGACAGGAGGAGGATGCGCATGCCCGCGGAGGCGGTGGGGACGCTCCTGGCCGCGCTGGCCGGCCTGATGAACCTGGCGGGGGGCTGGCTCTCCGCCTGGCTGGGTGCGAGGGCGCGGGGCGGGTTGCGCCTCCTGGTGGCGGTCAGCGCAGGCTTCCTCCTGGCGGCGGTCTTTCTCGACCTCTTGCCGGAGGCGGCCAAGGGCGGCAACCTGGCCTGGGCCTTCGCCGGCTACCTGATCCTCTACGTCAGCGAGCACCTTTTCGACGTCCACGCCCACGCGCCCGGAGCGGCGCCCGGGGAGGGCGGCGGCGAGCCGCCGCACGAGCACACGCTCCTCGCGCCGGCGCGCCAGCCGGAGCAGGCCATCACGCGCTCGGGCGGCCTGGCCGCCGCCGCCGGCCTCACCCTCCACGCCTTCTTCGACGGCGTCGCCGTGGTGGCCGGCTTCGCCGGGGGGATCGCCACGGGGATCCTGCTCTTTCTGGCGCTCTCCGTCCACAAGCTCCCCGCCGGCTTCGCGCTGGGCTCGGTGATGCAGGCGGCGGAACCGGGCGAGCGGGGGCGCCGGGCGGCGGTCTGGAGCGGGCTGGCGCTGGCGCTCTCCACGCTGGCCGGCGGCCTGACCGTCTGGCTGGCCGGCAACCTGAAGCCGGAGCTCCTCGATTCGGTCATCGCCCTGGCCGCGGGCTCCATCCTCTACCTCGGCGCCACGGAGATGCTCCCGGCGGCGCACGAGCACGGGACGTCACGCGCGCTTCTGGGAAGCCTGGGCGGCGCCGGGCTCTTCTGGGTGGGCCTGGCGCTGGTCCGCACCTTCGGGCTGGGCTGAGGCGGCCGCCTCGGCCCGCACGCGGCTGCGGCTGAGGAGCTCGCGGGCGATGACCAGGCGCTGGATCTCGGAGGTCCCCTCGTAGATCTCGGTGATCTTGGCATCGCGCAGGAGGCGCTCCACGCCTGTCTCGCGCACGTAGCCGCTGCCGCCGTGGATCTGGATCGCCTCCAGCGCCGCCGCCACCGCCACGCGCGAGGCGAAGAGCTTGGCCTGGGCGATGGCCGCCGAGTGCCGGCCGGGCCGGTCGGCCAGCCAGGCCGCGCGGTAGGTGAGCAGGCGGGCCGCCTCCACCTCCGTCGCCAGCTCCGCCAGCTTCCACTGGATGCCCTGGAAGGCGGCGATGGGCTGCCCGAACTGCTCGCGCTCCAGGGCATAGGCGCGCGCCGCCTCCAGCGCCGCCTCGGCGATGCCCAGCGCCTGGGCGGCGATGCCCACCCGCCCCGCGTCCAGGCAGGCCAGCGCCATCTTGTAGCCCTCGCCCTCGCGCCCGATCCGCCACTCGGCCGGCACCTCCACCCCGTCCAGGTAGAGCTCGGCCGTCAGGGCGGCGCGGATACCCATCTTCTTCATGGGCTTGCCGAAGGCCAGCCCGGGGCTCTCCCGCGGCACGAGGAAGGCGCTGATCCCGTGCTTGCCCGCCTCCGGGTCGGTGACGGCGAAGACGACGTACAGGTCGGCGAAGCCGGCGCCGGTGATGAAGGTCTTCATTCCCTCCAGCCGGTAGCGGTCGCCCCGGCGGAGGGCGCGCGTGCGGATGGCGGCGGCATCCGAGCCGGCCTGCGGCTCGGTCAGGGCGTAGGCGCCCAAGAGCCCTCTTCCCACCATGCGCGGCAGCCAGGCTTGCTTCAGCTGGGCGTCGCCGAACCGCTCCAGGATGCCGCAGGCCAGCGCGTTGTGCACCTCCAGCAGGACGGCCGCCGAGGCGTCGGCGCGCGCCACCTCCTCCACCACCAGCGCGTGCTCCAGCGTCGAGGCGCCGGCGCCGCCGTACTCCGGCGCCACCATCATGCCGAGGAAGCCCGCCTCGCCCAGCGCTTCCACGTTCTCCCAGGGAAAGCGCTCCTCCTCGTCCAGCGCCGCCGCGCGCGGCGCCAGCCGGCGCTGGGCCAGCTCCCGCGCGGCCTGCCGGAGTTCGCGCGCCACCTCGTCCAGTTCAAAGTCCACGCGCCCCATCCCCCTCCCCCGGCCGGCCTGTCGCACCGGCCAGGAGGCGACGGGCCAGCTCCTCGCTCAGCGTATACGGGTCCCGCTGCCGCTGCGCCACGCGCTCCACGCAGCCCTCCCACTCCCCCTCGGCCTCCAGGCGCTCCAGCGCCGAGCGGAGCAGCGCCTCCCCCAGCAGGTCGCGCAGCAGGTGGGCGGCGGAGCGGAGCCGCTTCTCGTCCCAGCGCCCGCTGGCGCGCAGGTGCTCCCGGTGCCGCTCCAGCGCCTCCAGCAGCGCCTCGACGCCCTCGCCCGTGCGCGCCGAGAGCTCCACCACCGGCGGCGTCCAGGCCCGCTCGGGCCCCATGGCCAGCATGGCGCGGATCTCGGCCGCCGTCTCGAGCGCCCCGGGCAGGTCGGCTTTGTTAACGGCGAAGACGTCGGCCACCTCGAGAAGGCCGGCCTTGGCCGCCTGCACGTCGTCGCCCAGGTTGGGCGCCAGCACCACCAGCGTGGTGTGGGCCAGCTCCGTCACCTCCACCTCCGACTGGCCTGCGCCCACGGTCTCCACCAGCACCGTGGCGTATCCGGCCGCGTCGACGGCGCGGACCGCGTCCGCCACGGCCCGGCTGAGCCCGCCCAGGTGGCCGCGGCTGGCGAAGCTGCGGAAAAAGAGGCCGCCGTCCGTGGATAGGTCGCCCAGGCGGATGCGGTCGCCCAGGAGCGCGCCGCCGGTGAGCGGGCTGGAGGGGTCGACAGCCAGCACCGCCACGCTCCGCTGACGCCGCCGCAGCTCGCGGGCCAGCGCCGCGATCAGGGTGCTCTTGCCGGCCCCGGCGGCGCCGCTGACGCCGACCACGTGCGCCCTGCCGGCGCGGGGGTGGAGGAAGCGGAGCACATCGTTGGCCGCCGGGTCCCGCGCCTCGATGCGGGTGATCAGGCGGGCCAGGGCACGCTTCTCGCCGGCCAGGAGCCGCTCGGCCCAGGCCTCCGCCGCGCTCCGGGCCGGCTCGGTCCCGGCGCTAGCCAAGGCTCTCCACCCGGCCGCCGATCTCCCGGCGCACGAAGTCGACGATCTCCTCGGTGGAGCTCCCCGGGCCGAAGACTTCCAGCACCCCGGCCTTCTTCAGCTCCTCGGCGTCCTCGGGCGGGATGATGCCGCCCACCACCACCGGGATGTCGCCCGCGCCGGCCTCGCGCAGGCCCTGGAGCACCCGCGGCACCAGCGTCATGTGCGCTCCGGAGAGGATGCTGAGGCCGACCAGGTCGACGTCCTCCTGGACGGCGGCGGCGACGATCTCGGCCGGGCTCTGGTGCAGGCCGGTGTAGATCACTTCCATCCCCGCATCGCGCAGCGCCCGGGCGATCACCTTGGCGCCGCGGTCGTGGCGGTCCAGGCCGGGCTTGGCCACAAGCACCCGCAACGGTCGGCTCATCTGCCGCATCGACCTCCCCGGCGCGGCGCCCGTCCCCCCGCGCCGCGCCCTCGCGTTCCGCCGGCCGCGGTCCTGCCCCGCCGCGGCCGGGCTCTCAGAAGACGGGCTCCTCCCGGTAGACGCCGTAGACGCGCCGCAGCGCGTCGGCCATCTCGCCTTCGCTGGCGTAGACCGAGGCCGCCTCCACCAGGGGGGGCATGATGTTGCCGCCCTCGCGCGCCGTCCGCTCCAGCCGCTCCAGCGCCTCGGCCACGGCCCGCGGGTCCCGCTCCGCCCGGACGCGGCGCAGCCGCTCCACCTGCTCGCGCTCCACGGCCGGGTCGATGCGGAGGATGCGAGGCGGCTGCTCCTCCTCGAGGACGTATCGGTTGACGCCGATGACGACCTCCTCGCCCGACTGCTGGCGCAGCTGCTGACGATAGGCGGCGTCGGCGATCTCGCGCTGGAAGAAGCCCTTCTCGATGCCGGCGACCACGCCGCCCAGCGCCTCGATCCGCCGGAAGTAGTCGTAGGCCGCCCGCTCCATGCGCTTCGTCAGCCACTCCAGGTAGTAGGAGCCGGCCAGCGGGTCGACCGTGTCCGCCACGCCGATCTCCTCGGCGATCACCTGCTGCGTCCGGAGCGCCAGCCGCACCGCCTCCTCGGTGGGCAGCGCCAGCGCCTCGTCGAAGGAGTTGGTGTGGAGCGACTGCGTGCCGGCCAGCACGGCCGCCAGCGCCTCGAAGGCGGTGCGGACGATGTTCACCTCGGGCTGCTGGGCGGTCAGCGAGACGCCCGCCGTCTGGCTGTGGAAGCGCATCCTCCAGGAGCGGGGGTCGCGAGCGCCGTAGCGCTCGCGCATCTCCCGCGCCCAGATGCGGCGCGCGGCGCGGATCTTGGCGATCTCCTCGAAGAAGTTGAGGTGGATGTCCCAGAAGAAGGAGAGGCGGGGCGCGAAGCGGTCGACGTCCAGGCCGGCCTTGATCCCTTCTTCCACATAGGTGAAGCCGTCGGCCAGGGTGAAGGCCAGCTCCTGGACGGCCGTGGCGCCCGCCTCGCGGATGTGGTAGCCGGAGATGGAGATGGTGTTCCAGCGCGGCACCTGGTCGGCGCAGAAGGCGAGGATGTCGGTGATGATCTTGAGCGAGGGCCGGATGGGGAAGATGTAAGTCTTCTGGGCCGTGTACTCCTTGAGGATGTCGTTCTGGATGGTGCCGGCCAGGCGGTCGAAGGGGACGCCCCGCTGCCTGGCCAGCGCCAGGTACATGGCGAAGAGGATCATGGCCGGCCCGTTGATGGTCATGGAGGTGGAGACGCGGTCGAGCGGGATGCCCGCGAAGAGCCGCTCCATGTCGGCGAGCGTGTCCACGGCCACGCCCATGCGGCCCACCTCGCCCTCGGCCACGGGCGCGTCCGAGTCGTAGCCCAGCAGCGTGGGGAAGTCGAAGGCGACGCTCAACCCCGTCTGCCCCTGCTCCAGGAGGTAGTGGAAGCGGCGGTTGGTCGCCTCCGCGTCGCCGAAGCCGGCGAACTGGCGCATGGTCCAGAGGCGGCCCCGGTACATGGTGCGATGGACGCCCCGCGTGAACGGGTACTCGCCCGGATCGCCCAGGTCGCGGGCGTACTCGAAGCCTTCCGCCTCCAGCTCCTCCGGCCGGACGAAAGCCGGCACCTCCATCTCCGAGCGCGTCAGGAAGCGCGGCTTGCGGAGCTCCCCCCCGCCGCCGCCCTCCCCCGCGCGCGGCTCCTCCGGTTTGGCCTCGCGGTGGACGACCATGGCGGCGCTTCCCCTCTCCCCGATCCGGATTTGACCGGCGCGTCACCTCCATGATACAGGTCGACTTCGCGTCACTCCTCCTCTTTCTCGCATCCGGGGCAGCGGAGGTGGGCGGCCGCCCCGGATGCTTCAACCCGCGAGTCGCTCGGCGACCCGGGTGGCGAAGTACGTGATGATCATCTGCGCGCCGGCGCGCTTGATGGCGGTCAGCGACTCCAGGGCGGCCGCCTCCTCGTCCAGGGCGCCGTGCTGGGCGGCGAAGCGGATCATGGCGTACTCGCCCGAGACCTGGTAGGCGGCCAGCGGGAGGAGGAAGCGTTCGCGCACGCGCCGGATGACGTCGAGGTAGGGGAGCGCCGGCTTGACCATGATCATGTCCGCCCCTTCCTGGACGTCCAGCTCCACCTCCCGCAGCGCCTGGTCGCCGTCGGCCGGGTCCATCTGGTAGCTGCGCCGGTCGCCGAAGGCGGGCGCCGAGCCCGCCGCCTCGCGGAACGGACCGTAGAAGGTGCTGGCAAACTTGGCCGCGTAGGAGAGGACCAGCGTCTCGGTGAAGCCCGCCTCGTCCAGCCCGTGGCGGACGGCGGCGATGCGCCCGTCCATCATGTCCGACGGGGCGACCACGTCCGCCCCGGCCTCGGCGTGGGAGACGGCCGTCTCCGCCAGCAGCTCCAGCGTCGGGTCGTTGGCCACGCGGCCGTCGATGATCAGGCCGCAGTGGCCGTGCGAGGTGTACTCGCAGAGGCAGACGTCGGTGATGACCACCAGCTCGGGCAGCGCCGACTTCAGCTCGCGCACCGCCCGCTGCACGATGCCGTCGCGGGCGTAGGCCTGGGAGCCCGCCTCGTCCTTGCTGTCCGGGATGCCGAACAGGAGGACGGCGGGCACGCCCGCCCGGTAGGTGCGCCGCGCCTCCACGAGCAGCTGGTCGATGCTCAGCCGCTCCACGCCCGGCATGGCCGGCACCGGCTCGCGCTCGCCGCGCCCCTCGCGCACGAAGAAGGGCTGGATCAGCTCGCGCGGCGAAAGGCGCGTCTCCCGGACCATCTCGCGGATGGCCGCGTTCTCGCGCAGCCTGCGCATGCGCACCGCCGGAAAGGCCGCGCCGCGGCCCGTCTCGCTCGTCGCCATGAGCTCTACCCCCTCGGACTCGCCTCTTCGCCGCCCCTGCCCGGACGGCCACCCCGGAGGCTCAGGGTCCGCGCCCGGCCAGGAAGGCCTCCAGCGCCTCGACCAGCTCCGCCAAGGCCGGCCGGGGCGCCACGAAGGCGACGCGCAGCCCCTCGGCCTCGGCCGCGCGGCGCGTCGACTCGCCGATGGCGCCCGCAGGCGGGGCCTCCACGCCGGCCAGACGCGCCGCCTCGGCCAGCGCGCGGGCGGTGGAGGAGCTGGTGAGGAGCGCCGCCTCCGGCCGGCGGAGACGCAGGAGCTCCGCCGCCTGCGGCAGCGCGCCGCGATCGAGGCGGTTGCGGTAGACGGTCACCGGCAGCGCCTCCACGCCCAGCTGCCGCAGCCTCTCCGGGAAGGCGTCGCCCGCCGCCTCGGAGCGGGGCAGGAGGACGCGCCGGGCGCCCCTCCTGGCCAGCGCCTCCGCCAGCGCCAGGTCGCCCTCCGTCCCGGCAAGCGCTACTCGAAGCCCCGCCTCGGCCGCCGCTCGCGCCGTCGCCTCGCCCACCGCGGCCACCCGCAGCTCCCGCAGCGTCGGGCCCGCCGGGCGCCCGCCGCCGGACGCCGCCCCGGCGGCCGGCTGCAGGCGGCCCAGCGCCTCCACCGCCCGCGCGCTGGTCAGGGCGAGCCAGTCGCCCTGCTCCAGCGCGGCCAGCGCCCGCGCCAGCTCCTCCGCCGCCCCGGGCGGCGCCAGCTCGACGCGGAGGAGCGGCAGCCAGACCGGCTCCGCCCCGCGCTCCTCCAGCAGTCGCGCCAGGCGGCGGTCGTCCCCCAGGCCCACCGCCGCCACCCGCCGTCCCGCCAGCGGGCGGCGGCGCTCATCCCCGCCCGCCACCGCGGCCCACCAGCTCCAGCGCGCCCTCGGCGATCAGCTCCTCGGCCACGCGCCGGCCCAGTCCCGCCGCCGCCTCGCGCCGCGCCTCGCCGCGCGCCTCGAGC containing:
- a CDS encoding ZIP family metal transporter, with the translated sequence MRMPAEAVGTLLAALAGLMNLAGGWLSAWLGARARGGLRLLVAVSAGFLLAAVFLDLLPEAAKGGNLAWAFAGYLILYVSEHLFDVHAHAPGAAPGEGGGEPPHEHTLLAPARQPEQAITRSGGLAAAAGLTLHAFFDGVAVVAGFAGGIATGILLFLALSVHKLPAGFALGSVMQAAEPGERGRRAAVWSGLALALSTLAGGLTVWLAGNLKPELLDSVIALAAGSILYLGATEMLPAAHEHGTSRALLGSLGGAGLFWVGLALVRTFGLG
- a CDS encoding acyl-CoA dehydrogenase family protein; protein product: MGRVDFELDEVARELRQAARELAQRRLAPRAAALDEEERFPWENVEALGEAGFLGMMVAPEYGGAGASTLEHALVVEEVARADASAAVLLEVHNALACGILERFGDAQLKQAWLPRMVGRGLLGAYALTEPQAGSDAAAIRTRALRRGDRYRLEGMKTFITGAGFADLYVVFAVTDPEAGKHGISAFLVPRESPGLAFGKPMKKMGIRAALTAELYLDGVEVPAEWRIGREGEGYKMALACLDAGRVGIAAQALGIAEAALEAARAYALEREQFGQPIAAFQGIQWKLAELATEVEAARLLTYRAAWLADRPGRHSAAIAQAKLFASRVAVAAALEAIQIHGGSGYVRETGVERLLRDAKITEIYEGTSEIQRLVIARELLSRSRVRAEAAASAQPEGADQRQAHPEEPGAAQASQKRA
- the meaB gene encoding methylmalonyl Co-A mutase-associated GTPase MeaB, translated to MASAGTEPARSAAEAWAERLLAGEKRALARLITRIEARDPAANDVLRFLHPRAGRAHVVGVSGAAGAGKSTLIAALARELRRRQRSVAVLAVDPSSPLTGGALLGDRIRLGDLSTDGGLFFRSFASRGHLGGLSRAVADAVRAVDAAGYATVLVETVGAGQSEVEVTELAHTTLVVLAPNLGDDVQAAKAGLLEVADVFAVNKADLPGALETAAEIRAMLAMGPERAWTPPVVELSARTGEGVEALLEALERHREHLRASGRWDEKRLRSAAHLLRDLLGEALLRSALERLEAEGEWEGCVERVAQRQRDPYTLSEELARRLLAGATGRPGEGDGARGL
- a CDS encoding cobalamin B12-binding domain-containing protein, giving the protein MSRPLRVLVAKPGLDRHDRGAKVIARALRDAGMEVIYTGLHQSPAEIVAAAVQEDVDLVGLSILSGAHMTLVPRVLQGLREAGAGDIPVVVGGIIPPEDAEELKKAGVLEVFGPGSSTEEIVDFVRREIGGRVESLG
- a CDS encoding methylmalonyl-CoA mutase family protein, producing MVVHREAKPEEPRAGEGGGGGELRKPRFLTRSEMEVPAFVRPEELEAEGFEYARDLGDPGEYPFTRGVHRTMYRGRLWTMRQFAGFGDAEATNRRFHYLLEQGQTGLSVAFDFPTLLGYDSDAPVAEGEVGRMGVAVDTLADMERLFAGIPLDRVSTSMTINGPAMILFAMYLALARQRGVPFDRLAGTIQNDILKEYTAQKTYIFPIRPSLKIITDILAFCADQVPRWNTISISGYHIREAGATAVQELAFTLADGFTYVEEGIKAGLDVDRFAPRLSFFWDIHLNFFEEIAKIRAARRIWAREMRERYGARDPRSWRMRFHSQTAGVSLTAQQPEVNIVRTAFEALAAVLAGTQSLHTNSFDEALALPTEEAVRLALRTQQVIAEEIGVADTVDPLAGSYYLEWLTKRMERAAYDYFRRIEALGGVVAGIEKGFFQREIADAAYRQQLRQQSGEEVVIGVNRYVLEEEQPPRILRIDPAVEREQVERLRRVRAERDPRAVAEALERLERTAREGGNIMPPLVEAASVYASEGEMADALRRVYGVYREEPVF
- the hemB gene encoding porphobilinogen synthase, which encodes MATSETGRGAAFPAVRMRRLRENAAIREMVRETRLSPRELIQPFFVREGRGEREPVPAMPGVERLSIDQLLVEARRTYRAGVPAVLLFGIPDSKDEAGSQAYARDGIVQRAVRELKSALPELVVITDVCLCEYTSHGHCGLIIDGRVANDPTLELLAETAVSHAEAGADVVAPSDMMDGRIAAVRHGLDEAGFTETLVLSYAAKFASTFYGPFREAAGSAPAFGDRRSYQMDPADGDQALREVELDVQEGADMIMVKPALPYLDVIRRVRERFLLPLAAYQVSGEYAMIRFAAQHGALDEEAAALESLTAIKRAGAQMIITYFATRVAERLAG
- a CDS encoding uroporphyrinogen-III synthase, whose translation is MAGGDERRRPLAGRRVAAVGLGDDRRLARLLEERGAEPVWLPLLRVELAPPGAAEELARALAALEQGDWLALTSARAVEALGRLQPAAGAASGGGRPAGPTLRELRVAAVGEATARAAAEAGLRVALAGTEGDLALAEALARRGARRVLLPRSEAAGDAFPERLRQLGVEALPVTVYRNRLDRGALPQAAELLRLRRPEAALLTSSSTARALAEAARLAGVEAPPAGAIGESTRRAAEAEGLRVAFVAPRPALAELVEALEAFLAGRGP